Within the Pengzhenrongella sicca genome, the region GGACCGCGGACCGGGGTGTGCGGTCCGGGTCGTCGAGGAGCTCGAGCAGGAGCTCGATGGCGCGGGCGCCCATCTCGCGGCGCGGGATCGCCAGCCGGCTCCAGGGCATCGGGTTGTCCGCGTGGTCGAGCGCCACGATCGTCAGCTCGCTCGGGATCGTGAGCCCGGCGGCCTCGGCCGCGGTTGCGAGCGCGCGGCCGAGCTCGGGGCTCTCCACGAGAAGCGCCGTGATGCCCGCGCCCACCATCGCCCGCAGGCGCGGGGCGTCGAGCGACTCCGGCGGGTCGACGACGTCGATGGTCCCGTGGAGCGCCAGCGCCTGGACCCCCGCCGAGAAGCCGCTCCGGCGCTCGAGCAGGGGCCCGAAGGCGTTCGCGCCGGCGAGGTAGGCGACCCGTTCGTGCCCGGCCGCGGCGACCGCGTCCAGCACGGAGCGGACCCCGCCCGCATACTCGGCGGTGACGAACGACAGGTTGACGCCGGGGATCTCGCGGCGGCCCACGTAGACGAACGGGTAGCCCTCGGCCGCGAGCCGCGCGATCTCCTCGTTGCTCTGCTGGCTCCCCAGGATCACCGCGCCGTCGGCAAGGTTGAGCCGGTTGCCCGAACGCGTGTAGATGGATCGCGTGCCGTCGGCGCTCTGGGTCGAGGCGAAGAGGATGAGGTCCTGCCGGGCCCGGACCGCGGCCTGCTCGATGCCGACGAGGAACTCGTGGTAATAGTCGTCGACGGCGACCGGGAACACCGACTCGTAGGTGTGCACGCCGAGCAGACCGCTCCGGCCCCCCCGCAGGGATCGACCGGCCACGCTCGGCACGTAGCTGACCTCGAGCATCGCCGCGCGCACGCGGTCCTGGGTCGTCGCGGCCAGGTGGTACTGGTCGGCCTTGCCGTTGACGACCATCGAGACGGCGGCCTGCGAGACGCCAGCGAGCCGCGCGATGTCGCGCTGGCTCGGCTTGCGTCCCTTGGTCGGCATCAGCATCCCTGTCGTCGCGTCGTTGCTCGTGCAGTGGCTACTAATACGTAGCAGCACCGAGAGTAAGCCCGTCGGCAGCCAGCCGTCAACCCCTAGGGCGGGCGGCGGGTGAACCTGGCCGACGAACGAGTGACGGGAGTGACGGCTGGTGCACCTGTGCCGTCACTCCCGTCACTGCCTCCCCCGCGTGCCCCGCGCGTCGCTGCTGTTCGTGCTGGTGGTACGGACGCTGGTGGTGGTGGTGTTAGCGGTCGACGCGGGCGCCGCCGCCGCCGGCGAGCTTGAGGACCTCGGCCTTGGTGACCATGGTCGTGTCGCCGGGGGTGGTCATCGCCAGGGCGCCGTGCGCGGCGCCGTACTCGACGGCGGTCTGCAGCGGTTCGCCCTCGAGCAGGCCGTAGATCAGGCCGGACGCGAACGAGTCGCCGCCCCCGACGCGGTCGAGGATCTCGAGCCGCTCGCGGTGGGTGGCCTGCACGACGCCGGTCGCGGGGGACCACGCGATCGCGCCCCAGTCGTTCACGGACGCCGACCGGACGGTACGCATCGTGGTGCCGATGACCTTGAAGTTCGGATACGCGGCCGCGGCCGTGGTGATCATCGCCGCGAACTTGTCGACCTCGAGCTCGGCGAGGGACGCGTCCCCGCCCTCGACCTCGAACCCGAGCGAGGCGGTGAAGTCCTCCTCGTTGCCGATCATCACGTCGATGTACTTCGCGATCTCCTTGTTCACCGCCTGCGCTTTGTCCAGCCCGCCGATGGCCTTCCACAGCGACGGCCGGTAGTTCAGGTCGTAGGACACGATCGTGCCGTACTTCTTCGCGGCCGTGACGGCCTCCACGACCGTCTCGGCCGCCGACTCCGACAACGCGGCGAAGATGCCACCGGTGTGCAACCAGCGCACTCCGAGCTCGCCGAACAGGTGATCCCAGTCCACGTCGCCCGGCTTGAGCTGCGAGACCGCGGTGT harbors:
- a CDS encoding sugar kinase, which encodes MTVSNGLDIRPAAECRYDAVSLGEVMLRLDPGEGRIRTARSFRAWEGGGEYNVARGLRRAFGLRGAVVTALADNEIGRLVEDFILTGGLDTSFIQWVPYDGIGRGVRNGLNFTERGFGVRGAVGVSDRGNTAVSQLKPGDVDWDHLFGELGVRWLHTGGIFAALSESAAETVVEAVTAAKKYGTIVSYDLNYRPSLWKAIGGLDKAQAVNKEIAKYIDVMIGNEEDFTASLGFEVEGGDASLAELEVDKFAAMITTAAAAYPNFKVIGTTMRTVRSASVNDWGAIAWSPATGVVQATHRERLEILDRVGGGDSFASGLIYGLLEGEPLQTAVEYGAAHGALAMTTPGDTTMVTKAEVLKLAGGGGARVDR
- a CDS encoding LacI family DNA-binding transcriptional regulator, which encodes MPTKGRKPSQRDIARLAGVSQAAVSMVVNGKADQYHLAATTQDRVRAAMLEVSYVPSVAGRSLRGGRSGLLGVHTYESVFPVAVDDYYHEFLVGIEQAAVRARQDLILFASTQSADGTRSIYTRSGNRLNLADGAVILGSQQSNEEIARLAAEGYPFVYVGRREIPGVNLSFVTAEYAGGVRSVLDAVAAAGHERVAYLAGANAFGPLLERRSGFSAGVQALALHGTIDVVDPPESLDAPRLRAMVGAGITALLVESPELGRALATAAEAAGLTIPSELTIVALDHADNPMPWSRLAIPRREMGARAIELLLELLDDPDRTPRSAVLACGPLDLVSIAEARPASPRPRSEAATPLS